From Cannabis sativa cultivar Pink pepper isolate KNU-18-1 chromosome 8, ASM2916894v1, whole genome shotgun sequence, a single genomic window includes:
- the LOC115698978 gene encoding ocs element-binding factor 1, which translates to MESFHSGEISSLHFLVPSSNPSPNYYPHHDQFSIMNNNSNDIIIDNLDDHHHHQLINRSFSSTTTTPLFNNFNIVPQSSCFSNNSSTSDEAEDQHQQLSLINERKQRRMISNRESARRSRMRKQKHLDELWSQVVWLRNENHQLIDKLNHVSESHDKVVQENVQLKEEATELRQMLSDLQITTPFPPNTSFRDVLDDLPCNTAYLRAESSSNNQSTITTSMDLLG; encoded by the coding sequence atGGAAAGTTTTCATTCTGGTGAGATTTCAAGCCTCCATTTCCTTGTTCCTTCTTCAAACCCTTCTCCTAATTATTATCCTCATCATGACCAATTCAGCATCatgaataataatagtaatgacattattattgataaccttgatgatcatcatcatcatcagctgATCAACAGATCATTCTCTAGTACTACTACAACTCCATTGTTTAACAACTTTAATATTGTTCCACAATCATCCTGTTTCAGTAATAACTCATCTACCTCAGATGAAGCTGAGGATCAGCATCAGCAACTGAGTCTGATCAACGAGAGAAAGCAAAGAAGAATGATTTCGAACCGCGAGTCAGCTCGTCGGTCTCGAATGAGGAAGCAGAAACACCTTGATGAACTGTGGTCACAGGTGGTGTGGCTGAGGAATGAGAACCACCAACTCATTGATAAGCTCAATCATGTCTCTGAAAGTCATGACAAAGTTGTTCAAGAAAATGTTCAGTTGAAAGAAGAAGCCACTGAGCTTAGACAAATGCTCTCTGATCTCCAAATCACAACCCCTTTTCCTCCCAACACTTCCTTCAGAGATGTCTTAGATGATTTGCCATGTAACACAGCTTATCTCAGAGCTGAGTCTTCTTCAAATAATCAGTCCACCATCACAACTTCTATGGATTTACTtggttaa